One stretch of Armigeres subalbatus isolate Guangzhou_Male chromosome 2, GZ_Asu_2, whole genome shotgun sequence DNA includes these proteins:
- the LOC134215831 gene encoding uncharacterized protein LOC134215831 yields the protein MAYNDNASTGPMNIRLTCLAVFVITLLAILPGPSQAAISDNEAQQIDGKIVNQGTGSEQKANGLRSSILDNIFNIPIQTLKAVNDLVQSIAGNLQAAGSGSFFRSKNDLNRSINVNIDDDDKKEKH from the exons GCTTCGACTGGCCCAATGAACATCCGTTTGACGTGCCTGGCGGTTTTTGTCATCACCCTGCTAGCCATCCTCCCGGGCCCGTCTCAGGCGGCAATCAGCGATAATGAAGCG CAACAAATAGACGGGAAAATTGTTAACCAAGGAACCGGATCCGAGCAGAAGGCGAATGGTCTCCGTTCCAGCATCTTGGACAACATCTTCAAC ATTCCGATTCAAACTTTGAAAGCAGTGAATGATTTGGTGCAGAGTATTGCCGGCAACCTTCAAGCAGCTGGTTCGGGTAGCTTTTTCCGCAGCAAGAAcgatctgaacagaagtatcaACGTcaatattgatgatgatgacaaaaAAGAAAAGCATTGA